A genomic segment from Nonomuraea helvata encodes:
- a CDS encoding DMT family transporter, protein MQEVMETRMDRRALAAAGVTVVLWASAFVSIRSAGQFYSPGALALGRLLVAALALGVILVARREGWPARKAWPGIVVSGVLWFGVYMVALNWGETQVEAGTAAMVINIGPLLIALLAGWFLHEGFPRKLLIGMAVSLAGAVVVGLSKSEGGASSILGVALCVVAALSWAVAILAQKPALRHASALQVTTFGCAIGAIACLPFAGQLVSQVAQAPTTATLNVVFLGVFPTALAFTTWAYALSRTTAGNMGATTYLVPTLVVLMSWALLSEIPGWLTLAGGALCLIGVAISRRTRG, encoded by the coding sequence ATGCAAGAGGTCATGGAAACGCGGATGGACAGGCGGGCGCTCGCCGCCGCAGGTGTGACGGTCGTGCTGTGGGCGTCGGCCTTCGTGTCGATCCGCAGCGCCGGGCAGTTCTACTCTCCTGGCGCCTTGGCTCTGGGGCGGCTGCTGGTCGCGGCGCTGGCCCTCGGTGTGATCCTCGTGGCGCGGCGCGAGGGGTGGCCCGCGCGCAAGGCGTGGCCCGGCATCGTGGTGTCCGGGGTGTTGTGGTTCGGCGTCTACATGGTCGCTCTGAACTGGGGTGAGACGCAGGTGGAAGCGGGCACCGCCGCGATGGTCATCAACATCGGGCCCCTGCTGATCGCGCTGCTCGCCGGCTGGTTCCTGCACGAGGGATTCCCCCGCAAGCTGCTGATCGGCATGGCCGTCTCGCTCGCCGGCGCGGTCGTCGTCGGGCTCTCCAAGTCCGAGGGCGGCGCCTCCTCGATCCTGGGCGTGGCGCTGTGCGTGGTGGCCGCCCTGTCCTGGGCGGTGGCCATCCTGGCGCAGAAGCCCGCGCTGCGGCACGCCTCCGCGTTGCAGGTGACCACCTTCGGTTGCGCGATCGGTGCGATCGCCTGCCTGCCGTTCGCCGGGCAGCTGGTGAGCCAGGTGGCCCAGGCTCCGACGACGGCAACGCTGAACGTCGTCTTCCTCGGCGTCTTCCCCACCGCCCTGGCCTTCACCACCTGGGCCTACGCCCTGTCCAGGACCACGGCGGGGAACATGGGCGCCACCACCTACCTCGTCCCCACCCTGGTGGTGTTGATGTCGTGGGCGCTGCTCAGCGAGATCCCCGGCTGGCTCACCCTTGCCGGAGGGGCCCTCTGCCTGATCGGCGTCGCGATCTCCCGGCGGACGCGCGGATAG
- a CDS encoding mechanosensitive ion channel family protein, whose translation MDKVTQAIGGTCQNDPICSAFAGLLDNATWAPLVAVAITIVLIIMLAFVLRNLVHRIITRVVNRAATGGSITSRFRKNAVPDGIDALLHERRKQRAETMGSVLKHVASIVILGTATLTVLDRLTIPIAPLLTSVGILGVAIGFGAQELVKDFIAGMFMLLEDQYGVGDVIDAGAAVGTVEAVTLRITRLRDVDGRVWYVRNGTITRVGNESQGWSRAYVDVPVAYDTDLTKVRALLEHVAEEIWADAELRESKIVEQPQVFGVEQLSDSSLVFRIAAKTLPSAQPEVSRELRIMVKAALDTAGIALVATA comes from the coding sequence GTGGACAAAGTGACCCAAGCAATAGGCGGGACCTGTCAGAACGATCCGATCTGCTCCGCGTTCGCCGGGCTGCTCGACAACGCGACCTGGGCGCCTCTGGTGGCCGTCGCGATCACCATCGTCCTGATCATCATGCTCGCGTTCGTGCTCCGCAATCTCGTGCACCGGATCATCACGAGAGTGGTCAATCGCGCGGCCACGGGCGGGTCGATCACCAGCAGGTTCCGCAAGAACGCGGTTCCCGACGGCATCGACGCGCTGCTGCACGAGCGGCGCAAGCAGCGGGCCGAGACCATGGGCTCGGTGCTCAAGCACGTCGCCTCCATCGTCATCCTGGGCACCGCGACGCTGACCGTGCTCGACCGGCTGACGATCCCGATCGCGCCCCTGCTGACCAGCGTCGGCATCCTCGGGGTGGCCATCGGCTTCGGCGCGCAGGAGCTGGTCAAGGACTTCATCGCGGGCATGTTCATGCTGCTCGAGGACCAGTACGGCGTGGGCGACGTGATCGACGCCGGCGCCGCGGTCGGCACGGTCGAGGCAGTCACCCTGCGCATCACCAGGCTCCGCGACGTCGACGGCCGCGTCTGGTACGTCCGCAACGGCACCATCACCAGGGTCGGCAACGAGTCGCAGGGCTGGTCGCGCGCCTACGTCGACGTCCCGGTGGCCTACGACACCGACCTCACGAAGGTGCGGGCCCTGCTCGAGCACGTGGCCGAGGAGATCTGGGCCGACGCCGAGCTGCGCGAGAGCAAGATCGTGGAGCAGCCGCAGGTGTTCGGCGTCGAGCAGCTCTCCGACAGCTCGCTGGTCTTCCGCATCGCCGCCAAGACGCTGCCCTCGGCGCAGCCCGAGGTATCGAGAGAGCTGAGGATCATGGTCAAGGCCGCGCTCGACACCGCCGGCATCGCCTTGGTCGCCACCGCATAG
- a CDS encoding thioesterase family protein translates to MSRAGTVADVPERSQPQRHVHPRTVRFADVDSQGHVNNVRFLDYLEDARFGMFHIDPYVAGEEPFKGLVVTRHEIDYRRPLGFRADPVRVETWVTEIRAVRFSLQYEIRDDSEVYVTAKSVLAAYDVERAGPRRLTESELTYLKRFS, encoded by the coding sequence ATGTCCCGGGCGGGTACGGTGGCGGACGTGCCTGAACGTTCCCAGCCCCAGCGACATGTCCACCCTCGGACGGTGCGATTCGCCGACGTCGACTCCCAGGGCCACGTGAACAACGTGCGTTTCCTCGACTACCTCGAGGACGCCCGCTTCGGCATGTTCCACATCGACCCGTACGTCGCGGGCGAGGAACCGTTCAAGGGGCTGGTGGTGACCCGCCACGAGATCGACTACCGCCGCCCGCTCGGGTTCCGCGCCGACCCGGTGCGGGTCGAGACGTGGGTGACCGAGATCAGGGCGGTGCGGTTCTCGCTCCAGTACGAGATCCGCGACGACAGCGAGGTGTACGTCACCGCGAAGTCGGTCCTCGCCGCCTACGACGTCGAGCGGGCCGGGCCGCGCAGGCTCACCGAGAGCGAGCTGACCTATCTCAAACGCTTCTCGTGA
- a CDS encoding DMT family transporter: protein MLLLFVSAAWGSAFPLMKDLIHRLAVEDLLAERYLIAALTLLLIRPGCLRGLPRKTWINGVVLGVMFGVGQAGQAVALHSLPSSLSGFAVGCSVVITPILSLVLFKAKVQRRVWAGVVLALAGMTMFTLLRGVEDHEISVLALGVTLTAAALYSGHTLLLAHLSKCGGFHAYALTVIQLFTIGLLTGVVAVRDGISVPTSGPDWLILGHLAVVSCALGFLARSYGQAHVPAVPSAILMSSQPLWVAAISVIWFHEPVGWSMVIGGSLMGGAMLLALPSRTASRGKERSRGDRELRAITARAAKALADLRIKREDQLRLDGGSAPYIDKSACVNAASCPWHTRSLKGGGEPSLERLIERATVIVRARNLPGVGCCQSVTLLGRCLCDLMEEAEQTRTKALPRWFRSQ from the coding sequence GTGCTTCTGTTGTTCGTCAGCGCCGCCTGGGGGTCGGCCTTCCCGCTGATGAAAGATCTCATCCACCGGTTAGCTGTAGAGGACCTGCTCGCCGAGCGCTACCTGATCGCCGCGCTCACGCTCCTGCTCATCCGGCCGGGCTGCCTTCGGGGGCTGCCGCGTAAGACGTGGATCAACGGGGTCGTTCTCGGGGTCATGTTCGGAGTCGGCCAGGCGGGGCAGGCCGTCGCGCTGCACAGCCTGCCGTCCTCACTGTCCGGCTTCGCCGTCGGCTGCAGCGTGGTGATCACGCCCATCCTGTCGCTCGTCCTGTTCAAGGCGAAGGTGCAGCGGCGGGTCTGGGCCGGGGTGGTGCTCGCGCTGGCCGGCATGACCATGTTCACGCTGCTGCGCGGGGTGGAGGACCACGAGATCTCCGTGCTGGCGCTCGGGGTCACGCTCACCGCCGCCGCCCTCTACTCCGGCCACACGCTGCTGCTGGCACACCTGTCCAAGTGCGGGGGCTTCCACGCGTACGCGCTGACCGTGATCCAGCTCTTCACCATCGGCCTGCTCACCGGGGTCGTCGCCGTGCGGGACGGGATCTCCGTGCCGACGAGCGGTCCCGACTGGCTGATACTCGGGCATCTGGCCGTGGTGTCGTGCGCGCTGGGGTTCCTGGCCCGCTCGTACGGGCAGGCGCACGTGCCCGCCGTGCCTAGCGCGATCCTGATGTCGTCGCAGCCCCTCTGGGTGGCCGCGATCTCGGTGATCTGGTTCCACGAGCCAGTGGGCTGGAGCATGGTCATCGGCGGGAGCCTGATGGGCGGCGCGATGCTGCTCGCCCTCCCTTCAAGGACCGCGTCCCGGGGAAAGGAGCGCTCCCGCGGCGACCGGGAACTGCGCGCCATCACGGCGCGGGCGGCCAAGGCGCTGGCCGATCTGAGGATCAAGCGAGAGGATCAATTGCGGCTCGACGGCGGGTCCGCTCCGTACATCGACAAAAGTGCCTGCGTGAACGCCGCGTCGTGCCCCTGGCACACCCGTTCGCTCAAAGGCGGCGGGGAGCCCAGCCTCGAGCGGCTGATCGAGCGGGCCACCGTCATCGTGCGGGCCCGGAACCTGCCCGGCGTGGGATGTTGCCAGTCGGTCACCCTGCTCGGGCGGTGCCTGTGTGACCTGATGGAAGAGGCCGAGCAGACCCGGACGAAGGCATTGCCCCGCTGGTTTCGTTCCCAATAG
- a CDS encoding GNAT family N-acetyltransferase: MKLEIRRYRWSDLDTILALHRICLAEVGLMPGDGVYYDDDFPRIQEIYVACGGDFLVGEIASRVVAMGGLKPVDTCTAEVCRLRVHPEYQRRGFGAAMLHALEGRAVELGFERVRGDTTLNQGAALALYARRGWRELSRQRVGDLTVVYGEKRLIPPAVIEL; the protein is encoded by the coding sequence ATGAAGTTGGAGATCCGACGCTACCGCTGGTCCGATCTCGACACCATTCTTGCGCTCCACCGCATCTGCCTCGCCGAGGTGGGGCTGATGCCGGGCGACGGCGTCTACTACGACGACGACTTCCCACGCATCCAGGAGATCTACGTGGCCTGCGGCGGCGACTTCCTGGTCGGTGAGATCGCCTCACGGGTGGTGGCCATGGGCGGGCTGAAACCGGTCGACACGTGCACGGCCGAGGTCTGCCGGCTGCGGGTCCATCCGGAATACCAGCGGCGCGGCTTCGGCGCGGCCATGCTGCACGCGCTGGAAGGTCGGGCGGTGGAGCTCGGCTTCGAGCGCGTCAGAGGCGACACCACGCTCAACCAGGGGGCCGCACTGGCGCTCTATGCGCGCCGGGGATGGCGCGAACTCTCCAGACAGCGGGTCGGTGACCTGACCGTCGTCTACGGAGAGAAACGGCTGATCCCTCCCGCGGTCATCGAGCTCTGA
- a CDS encoding XRE family transcriptional regulator, translated as MAGRQHRETEIARRIRAKGLAAGRTSAQIADEIHEQCTSQFGTSRIKAHRLSYGIALADVVEQIRALFERDEKSMPGIGETLLSAYESGLKRPGPEYMHYLCTVYRVEPHELGYDGPCICGRGHRLQAVPTLEVATAPLLPTERELVLRPMVTEPDAEEDENILRRTMLDLLNPETSSATTLDGPVLGACEGIRRRMDETLVSATVSAAMLDQWEEATLSFGRQYTTTAPLRLLCDVLLEMSAVRTAMSRRQPIDLHDRLLRMAAQLAGLSGMIMINLGDHRLARSFFRTGRTAADETGDRALRAWITARESLVPLYFGDAREALNLAKKSRDLAGATPCPAQAMAPVVEARALAMLSGTESKKEVVDQAKRALARARTAFSLMRPEHQEDMAFGYTEKQLYFYQGDVLTKLGQTLEAEVVLDQALEQYQDHILDQTLIRLDQAQCRMIEGELDSALDIGINALRMIGDEYLTDFIMRPAVALEQALTKRDASHSKLEEFRAELRRPRAQLKGGGA; from the coding sequence ATGGCCGGCAGACAGCACAGGGAAACGGAGATAGCCCGGCGGATCAGAGCCAAGGGTCTGGCCGCGGGGCGCACTTCGGCCCAGATAGCTGACGAGATCCATGAGCAGTGCACGTCGCAGTTCGGCACCAGCCGCATCAAGGCACACCGCCTGTCGTACGGCATCGCGTTGGCAGACGTCGTCGAGCAGATCAGAGCCCTGTTCGAGCGGGACGAGAAGTCGATGCCCGGCATCGGTGAGACGCTGCTGTCCGCCTACGAGAGCGGGCTCAAGCGTCCGGGGCCCGAATACATGCACTACTTGTGCACCGTCTACCGGGTCGAGCCGCACGAGCTCGGCTACGACGGGCCGTGCATCTGCGGCCGCGGGCACCGCCTGCAGGCGGTGCCCACCCTCGAGGTCGCCACGGCGCCGTTATTGCCGACGGAGCGCGAGCTGGTGCTCAGGCCGATGGTCACCGAGCCGGACGCCGAGGAGGACGAGAACATCCTCCGCCGCACGATGCTCGACCTGCTCAACCCCGAGACCAGCTCGGCCACCACGCTCGACGGGCCCGTGCTCGGCGCGTGCGAGGGCATCAGGCGCCGGATGGACGAGACGCTCGTGTCGGCCACCGTGTCGGCCGCGATGCTCGACCAGTGGGAGGAGGCCACGCTCAGCTTCGGCCGCCAATACACGACGACGGCACCGCTGCGGCTGCTGTGCGACGTGCTGCTCGAGATGAGCGCCGTGCGCACGGCGATGTCCCGCCGCCAGCCCATCGACCTGCACGACCGCCTGCTGCGGATGGCGGCCCAGCTGGCGGGGCTGAGCGGCATGATCATGATCAATCTCGGTGACCACCGGCTGGCCCGCTCCTTCTTCAGGACCGGGCGCACCGCGGCCGACGAGACGGGCGACCGCGCGCTGCGCGCCTGGATCACCGCCCGCGAGTCCCTGGTCCCCCTTTACTTCGGGGACGCCCGCGAGGCGCTCAACCTGGCGAAGAAGAGCCGCGACCTGGCCGGCGCCACGCCCTGCCCCGCGCAGGCCATGGCACCGGTCGTGGAGGCCAGGGCGCTGGCCATGCTCTCCGGCACGGAGAGCAAGAAAGAGGTCGTCGATCAGGCCAAACGCGCGCTGGCCAGGGCCAGGACCGCCTTCTCCCTCATGCGGCCGGAGCACCAGGAGGACATGGCCTTCGGCTACACGGAGAAGCAGCTCTACTTCTACCAGGGCGACGTGCTCACCAAGCTCGGGCAGACGCTGGAGGCCGAGGTGGTGCTCGACCAGGCGCTGGAGCAGTACCAGGACCACATCCTCGACCAGACGCTGATCCGGCTCGACCAGGCCCAGTGCCGCATGATCGAAGGCGAGCTCGACTCCGCGCTGGACATCGGCATCAATGCGCTGCGGATGATCGGTGACGAGTATCTGACCGACTTCATCATGCGTCCCGCCGTTGCGCTCGAACAGGCGCTCACCAAGCGTGACGCCAGCCATTCCAAACTCGAGGAGTTCAGGGCCGAGTTGCGCAGGCCCAGGGCCCAGCTGAAGGGGGGCGGTGCATGA
- a CDS encoding MFS transporter: MLALGVNAHASVTLGLFGLPLVMPEIQRHFGVPLPVAGIIANAPAIGILVTLVAWGALADRHGERLVLGTGVGLAAVLFAAVAVVGQTWAVIALLAMAGAAGSAAMVGGGRIVLRWFEPPERGVAMGLRQVSFTLGMAVGAFLLPPVARAHGLPGVLTVCAVVSLLAAVLAALFLAEPPHEISGSGTAPAGTPYRQRALWRVHATSALHVVPQIVVSTYGVTCLVRLYGWDSVTAGQLFGVAAIGGAVVRIAVGRWSDRTGLRMRPLLLITFASLGVLALLVAGTLARTWLGPAMLALAAVMTVAGNGLAYLAAGELAGPAWAGRVLGTHNTIQNTVSLAATPLAGVVIVHVGFWAGFTAGLTCALLSLPVIPFRGERPRGS, translated from the coding sequence ATGCTGGCGCTGGGTGTCAACGCACATGCCAGCGTCACCTTAGGTCTCTTCGGCCTGCCCCTCGTCATGCCCGAAATACAGCGACATTTCGGGGTTCCGTTGCCAGTGGCGGGCATCATCGCGAACGCCCCGGCCATCGGCATCCTGGTGACCCTCGTCGCCTGGGGCGCGCTGGCCGACCGGCACGGCGAGCGGCTGGTCCTGGGCACGGGCGTGGGGCTGGCGGCCGTGCTGTTCGCCGCGGTCGCCGTCGTCGGCCAGACGTGGGCGGTGATCGCGCTGCTGGCCATGGCCGGTGCGGCGGGCTCCGCCGCGATGGTCGGCGGCGGCCGGATCGTGCTGCGCTGGTTCGAGCCGCCGGAGCGCGGCGTCGCCATGGGCCTGCGCCAGGTCTCCTTCACGTTGGGCATGGCCGTCGGCGCGTTCCTGCTGCCGCCGGTCGCGCGGGCGCACGGACTGCCCGGCGTGCTCACCGTCTGCGCCGTCGTCAGCCTGCTGGCCGCCGTGCTGGCCGCGCTCTTCCTGGCCGAGCCGCCGCACGAGATCTCCGGGTCCGGCACGGCGCCGGCGGGCACGCCGTACCGGCAGCGGGCCTTGTGGCGCGTGCATGCCACCAGCGCCCTGCACGTGGTTCCGCAGATCGTGGTCAGCACGTACGGAGTGACCTGCCTGGTGCGCCTGTACGGCTGGGACAGCGTGACGGCCGGGCAGCTGTTCGGGGTGGCGGCCATCGGCGGGGCCGTCGTACGCATCGCGGTCGGGCGCTGGTCCGACAGGACCGGCCTGCGCATGCGGCCCCTGCTGCTGATCACCTTCGCGAGCCTGGGCGTGCTCGCGCTGCTGGTCGCCGGCACGCTCGCGCGCACCTGGCTCGGGCCGGCCATGCTCGCGCTGGCCGCGGTGATGACCGTGGCCGGCAACGGGCTCGCCTACCTCGCCGCCGGCGAGCTGGCCGGGCCCGCCTGGGCGGGCAGGGTGCTCGGCACCCACAACACCATCCAGAACACCGTCTCCCTGGCCGCCACGCCGCTGGCCGGCGTGGTGATCGTGCACGTGGGGTTCTGGGCGGGCTTCACGGCGGGTCTGACGTGCGCGCTGCTGTCGCTGCCCGTCATCCCCTTCCGCGGCGAGCGCCCACGAGGGTCATGA
- a CDS encoding globin, translated as MSETSFYDAVGGEETFRRLVHRFYEGVAEDPLLRPLYPEPDLAAAEDRLRGFLIQYWGGPNTYSQERGHPRLRMRHMPFVIGEPERDAWLRHMRDAVDSLDLPEEQETRLWDYLVYAAHSLVNSPT; from the coding sequence GTGAGCGAGACCTCCTTCTACGACGCCGTCGGTGGCGAGGAAACCTTCCGACGCCTCGTGCACCGCTTCTACGAGGGGGTCGCGGAAGACCCGTTGCTGCGACCCCTCTACCCGGAGCCCGATCTGGCGGCCGCCGAGGACCGGCTGCGGGGCTTCCTGATCCAGTACTGGGGCGGGCCCAACACCTACAGCCAGGAGCGCGGCCACCCCAGGCTGCGCATGCGGCACATGCCGTTCGTGATCGGCGAGCCCGAGCGGGACGCGTGGCTGCGGCACATGCGTGACGCGGTCGACTCGCTCGACCTGCCGGAGGAGCAGGAAACCAGGCTCTGGGACTATCTGGTCTACGCGGCCCACAGCCTGGTGAACTCACCTACATAA
- a CDS encoding glycoside hydrolase family 13 protein codes for MEIPWWRDAVVYEIYVRSFADASGDGVGDLAGVRERLPYLQRLGVDAIWLTPFYPSPMADGGYDVADYRGVDPLFGTLADFESLVADAHDHGLRVLVDIVPNHSSSEHPWFQAALRGERRDRYIFRDTTNNWQSTFGGSAWTRVPDGQYYLHLFAPGQPDFNWRNPEVHAEFLDILRFWLDRGVDGFRIDVAMGLYKAEGLPNVGDQSFKSISPVWGQPEVHDVYRDWRRLLDGYPGERMAVGEVWTDSSEDLARYVRPDELHQSFNFAWLQAPWSPTAFKKVIDDTLAAVPYATWVLSNHDVVRHRTRYDAADPGTGLARARAALLTMLALPGSAYLYQGEELGLPEVIDLPDEARQDPVFFQSKGELPGRDGCRVPLPWTVDAPSYGFSPGGVEPWLPQPATFAELSVEKQEGDTDSTLEFYRRALACRRDLAQSIPYTLEWLDSPEGALFFTRGALTCAINCGLGPVHLPEHDAVVLSSGPLKRGLLPPDTAVWLRRDS; via the coding sequence ATGGAAATCCCCTGGTGGCGTGATGCCGTCGTCTATGAGATCTACGTCCGAAGCTTCGCCGACGCCTCAGGAGACGGCGTCGGCGACCTGGCCGGGGTGCGCGAGCGCCTGCCGTACCTGCAGCGGCTGGGCGTCGACGCCATCTGGCTGACACCGTTCTACCCCTCCCCCATGGCCGACGGCGGCTATGACGTGGCGGACTACCGTGGCGTCGATCCGCTGTTCGGCACGCTGGCCGACTTCGAGTCGCTGGTCGCGGACGCCCATGACCACGGGCTTCGGGTGCTGGTCGACATCGTGCCCAACCACAGCTCGTCCGAGCATCCCTGGTTCCAGGCGGCGCTGCGCGGCGAGCGGCGCGACCGGTACATCTTCCGCGACACCACCAACAACTGGCAGTCCACGTTCGGCGGGTCGGCCTGGACGAGGGTGCCGGACGGGCAGTATTACCTGCATCTGTTCGCTCCCGGGCAGCCCGACTTCAACTGGCGCAATCCCGAGGTGCACGCCGAGTTCCTGGACATCCTGCGGTTCTGGCTGGACCGGGGCGTCGACGGGTTCCGTATCGACGTGGCGATGGGGCTCTACAAGGCCGAGGGGCTGCCCAACGTGGGCGACCAGTCGTTCAAGTCGATCTCGCCGGTGTGGGGGCAGCCCGAGGTGCACGACGTCTACCGCGACTGGCGCAGGCTGCTGGACGGCTATCCGGGCGAACGGATGGCCGTGGGCGAGGTGTGGACGGACAGCTCCGAGGACCTCGCCCGCTACGTACGCCCCGATGAGCTGCACCAGAGCTTCAACTTCGCCTGGCTGCAGGCGCCCTGGTCGCCGACGGCGTTCAAGAAGGTCATCGACGACACGCTGGCCGCCGTGCCGTACGCGACATGGGTGCTGTCCAACCACGACGTCGTACGCCACCGCACCCGCTACGACGCGGCCGACCCCGGCACGGGCCTCGCGCGGGCCAGGGCGGCGCTGCTGACGATGCTGGCCCTGCCCGGCTCCGCCTACCTCTACCAGGGCGAGGAGCTGGGGCTGCCCGAGGTGATCGACCTGCCCGACGAGGCCAGGCAGGACCCGGTCTTCTTCCAGTCGAAGGGGGAGCTGCCCGGGCGCGACGGGTGCCGGGTGCCGCTCCCGTGGACGGTGGACGCCCCTTCGTACGGGTTCTCGCCCGGCGGGGTCGAGCCGTGGCTGCCGCAACCCGCCACGTTCGCGGAGCTGAGTGTCGAGAAGCAGGAGGGGGACACCGACTCGACGCTGGAGTTCTACCGCCGGGCCCTGGCATGCCGCCGTGACCTGGCACAATCAATTCCTTATACCTTGGAGTGGCTGGATTCCCCCGAGGGTGCGCTTTTCTTCACCCGCGGGGCGCTGACCTGCGCGATCAACTGCGGTCTCGGGCCGGTGCACCTGCCCGAGCACGACGCCGTGGTGCTGTCGAGCGGGCCGCTCAAGCGGGGCCTGCTGCCGCCCGACACAGCGGTGTGGCTGCGGCGCGACTCATGA
- the ettA gene encoding energy-dependent translational throttle protein EttA, translated as MPEYIYTLQRVRKAHGDKVVLDDVTLSFLPGAKIGVLGPNGTGKSTLLRMMAGLEQPSNGEAKLMPGFTVGMLQQEPPLNEEKTVLGNVQEGVAETMAMLQRYNEIAEQMATDYSDELLEEMGKLQDQLEHRNAWDLDSQLEQAMDALRCPPPDADVTKLSGGERRRVALCKLLLEAPDLLLLDEPTNHLDAESVQWLEQHLEKYAGTVLAVTHDRYFLDNVANWILELDRGRAYPYEGNYSTYLEAKAQRLKVEGQKDVKRKKRLEDELEWVRSNPKARQTKSKARLQRYEEMAAEADKYRKLDFEEIQIPPGPRLGTTVIRSDELTKGFGDRLLMEGLTFDLPRNGIVGVIGPNGVGKTTLFRMITGGETPDTGSITVGDTVKISYADQSRGGIDPNKNVWEVVSDGLDHIKVGNVEMPSRAYIAAFGFKGPDQQKKAGVLSGGERNRLNLALTLKQGGNVLLLDEPTNDLDTETLSSLENALLDFPGCAVITSHDRWFLDRIATHILAWEEGSNWFWFEGNFADYEKNKIERLGADAARPHRVTYRKLHRD; from the coding sequence ATGCCGGAGTACATCTACACGCTGCAGCGCGTGCGCAAGGCGCACGGCGACAAGGTTGTCCTTGACGACGTCACGCTGTCGTTCCTGCCCGGAGCCAAGATCGGCGTCCTGGGGCCGAACGGCACCGGTAAGTCGACGCTGCTCCGGATGATGGCCGGCCTGGAGCAGCCGTCCAACGGCGAGGCCAAGCTCATGCCGGGCTTCACAGTGGGCATGCTCCAGCAGGAGCCGCCGCTCAACGAGGAGAAGACCGTCCTCGGCAACGTGCAGGAGGGCGTCGCCGAGACGATGGCGATGCTCCAGCGCTACAACGAGATCGCCGAGCAGATGGCCACCGACTACAGCGACGAGCTGCTGGAAGAGATGGGCAAGCTGCAGGACCAGCTCGAGCACCGCAACGCGTGGGACCTCGACAGCCAGCTCGAGCAGGCCATGGACGCGCTGCGCTGCCCGCCGCCCGACGCCGACGTGACGAAGCTGTCCGGTGGTGAGCGTCGCCGGGTCGCGCTGTGCAAGCTGCTCCTCGAGGCCCCCGATCTCCTGCTGCTCGACGAGCCGACCAACCACCTCGACGCCGAGAGCGTGCAATGGCTGGAGCAGCACCTGGAGAAGTACGCGGGCACGGTCCTGGCCGTCACCCACGACCGCTACTTCCTCGACAACGTCGCAAACTGGATCCTGGAGCTCGACCGCGGCCGCGCGTACCCGTACGAGGGCAATTACTCGACCTACCTGGAGGCCAAGGCACAGCGCCTCAAGGTCGAGGGCCAGAAGGACGTCAAGCGGAAGAAGCGCCTGGAGGACGAGCTCGAGTGGGTCCGGTCCAACCCGAAGGCCCGCCAGACCAAGAGCAAGGCCCGACTCCAGCGGTACGAGGAGATGGCGGCTGAGGCGGACAAGTACCGCAAGCTGGACTTCGAAGAGATCCAGATCCCGCCGGGCCCGCGCCTGGGCACCACGGTGATCAGGTCCGACGAGCTGACCAAGGGCTTCGGTGACCGGCTGCTGATGGAGGGGCTGACGTTCGATCTGCCGCGTAACGGCATCGTCGGCGTCATCGGCCCCAACGGCGTCGGCAAGACCACGCTGTTCCGCATGATCACCGGTGGCGAGACGCCCGACACCGGCTCGATCACGGTCGGCGACACGGTCAAGATCTCGTACGCGGACCAGAGCCGCGGCGGCATCGACCCGAACAAGAACGTCTGGGAGGTCGTCTCCGACGGGCTCGACCACATCAAGGTCGGAAACGTGGAGATGCCGTCGAGGGCGTACATCGCGGCGTTCGGGTTCAAGGGCCCCGACCAGCAGAAGAAGGCGGGGGTGCTCTCCGGCGGCGAGCGCAACCGGCTCAACCTGGCGCTCACCCTCAAGCAGGGCGGCAACGTGCTGCTGCTCGACGAGCCCACCAACGACCTCGACACGGAAACGCTGTCGTCGCTGGAGAACGCCCTGCTCGACTTCCCGGGCTGCGCGGTGATCACCTCGCACGACCGGTGGTTCCTCGACCGCATCGCCACGCACATCCTGGCGTGGGAGGAAGGGTCGAACTGGTTCTGGTTCGAGGGCAACTTCGCCGACTACGAGAAGAACAAGATCGAGCGCCTCGGTGCTGACGCCGCCCGCCCCCACCGCGTCACGTACCGGAAGCTCCACCGCGACTGA